In Triplophysa dalaica isolate WHDGS20190420 chromosome 19, ASM1584641v1, whole genome shotgun sequence, the sequence GCAGAGCTGTGGGTGGCGCCGTGAGGGCAAGACGAGCCAGTCGCTTCACAAACGCTGCCACGAGATAAACCggcaaatgtctgccagagcaCAATGCAAAAGATAAGAGCAAATATTATACCGTATACGTGATAAGAACTTATAAAATGACTGTGTGCAAGAATCACGTATTACAAATgtgcttatttattaattaaaaaataatatcatcAGAAACGGCACACTTACGTTGAAGAAAGGAAGATGTTGGCCAGGTGGAAAAAGCGTGCTCGGTATTTAGCATGGAAAATTGTGGGCTCCAGTAGATTGTATAACTTCTTATAAAAATCTGGATAATCTCTGCATGGCAAAAGACAAATCGAGTtgcaaatatatacatttcatgATGAAGagctttaaatatgaatttaaactTTTAGTTTTATGAAAAACTTACAAATTGTGCTTATGTATAAGGACAAATAAGCCATTCAGAGCCAACAAACTGATCGCTCCACCTAGATCAAACACAGGCAGAAGTGTTTTACGAAAAAATTGAATTATATTATGACcctgatatacagtatgtaactatagtcttaagtagcacaggaacatttttaataaaagacattgtatgggtcaaaatgatagatttttttatgccaaaaatcattgggattattaagtaaagatcatgttccatgataacattttgtaaatttcctaccttaaatatataaatatttgatgattaacaacttcaaaggccaatttctcaatacatttttttttacactctcagattcctgagattTAAACGGCtgtatctcagtcagatatcgtcctattctaacaactcctacatcaatagaaagcttatttaatCAGTTTTCGGATTATGTGAACATCTTAATTGTTTTGATGTACCcatagactggttttgttgtccagggtcacatattaatatattatgtaCTTGACTCACCAATGTCATAGGCAGCGGACAGGAAGTCAATCATCAGTGTGGGATCACTCATCTGTGGCATTATAGATTCATGCAGGATAACCAGGATTTTCTTGTACAGACTGCCTGGTAACTGCAGACACAAATGAAACCAAGTCAAGGTAACATCACAGGCATAAACTCCATCACCTGAAGGCACTGATTGTTTTACCTTGTACTTAAGAAACACCAGCCACATTTGTTCATAGGCTCTCTTGTGTTCCTATAAAACATATGCATAAAATTAGATTACACGCCGACATCAGCCCAAAAAGTGTGTGCTGTATATTTAGTAGAAAATACAAGCATGCAGTTACCTTTAATCTGGCTGCTTTCCAATCCTCGTGTTTTGCTGTATTCAGTAAAAAATAGTAAATTgttaatgtgatgttttaaataattgaacTACCCGCGTTAATCACAGGAACATGAAAACCCTCAAACTCACACTCTTGTTTGACAAGGAAGTTGGTCATTTCTGATGCTTGACTGGGGATGTTGATGGATGAGAGAAGTGTGAAAACATTGTTCTGATATACAGACATCACATTCTGAAAACACCAAGAACAAACCAAACCTTATATTAAACCAGACTTACATTGTAGTGATTTATGATAAATATTTGGCAGCGTGAACATTTTCAATACCCCCTTGTTTCGCTCCATAACTCTGGTTATGTTGTCTCGCACAGAACTCATGAAGTAATAGCGCACATCATCCATCTCCAGAAACTCCTGAAATCTGGAGATGAGCAGGGACATGTCCTCTTTGTCTGAGACAAGGTGCTCCACCAGAGCCTGTTTACATGAGGGGCAGGTAAAATGATACACTTCATTTCCACATTCAGCGTTAAAAGAGATTACGTTCTATAGTTAGAAAGACATCCAACCAGTATGAGCTCTCTGGGAAAGCTGTAATGTTCACTCCAGTCCAGGTTCTGAAGGGGATGTTTGCCCTCTGCTGATACAAATTTCATTACTGCGCAAAGGGAACTCTcctggaaaacaaaaataatgcagATCACTGAGACTCTTAGTTACACATCAATATCAATTTCTAATTAGTATGCACAAATTAACAACAGTGTACACTTTATGCCTGCTGTTGCTTTACATAATTCACTCACCTTCACTTGGAAAACATTGTGGGCTATGTTCTCCAGCAGAAGTTCCACACAATTATTGTACCGGTGTCTCATAAATATATGATACTTTTCTTCGGCACTGCGATCACCTGGCAACAAAACAACTGCTTTTAAAGTAAGGTGCTGTACATACTGAAAGCCATCACAGATATTCTTATGGATTAAAAAGCTAAAATGGCAATTGTAGAACCATATAATGGGTATCTATCTACCTGTGTGTTATATTGTTGGGATGTTACCTGGCACCAActgaacaccattaaatcccaAATTCCACACTACATACTGGAATTTTGttatggttttaatggtaaactGCTGATAGTTAAGGATCATTTTTGTAACAAAACCAACTAAAATGTCAACTGTTTTATCAACAGGGGTGTACTGTGTCCTATACAGTAAACCACTGCTGataaaaccatttacatttattattatgctGTTGTCTGATTAAACACTATAACACCTACTTGTAAACACATGGTCAAAAGCATCACCGCATCTTACCCTGCACGATCTCATCTTCTTTAGGCAGCTGACCGACATACAGCTCTCCTCTCTCAAACAACTCACAGAAGATCTTACCGCAGGCATTGGTGGCGTAAatgatttctttttctttatccGACTGAGAAATAAAACCGCACGTTATCTAAAATGATGTATGTACAGAACACAACATGTTGGACACACTTCCAGTATtgtacaataaacacaaacctgCAAATATTCAATGACGTCGAATATGTCGTttgcatgttttctgttttgaagTACACGCTCTGATTTGGCATTTATAGCTTTCTTATAAGAAATCTGACTGTTTTCGCCTGTATCGCCTCTTTTCACGTTGCTGTCCCTGGACGGCGCCATGACGGTTTCACCAGCCAGGCGTTTAGCGTGCCGTTCATGTGAATGCTCGAGGTCGCCCCCTTGTGGCTGTTCGTCATTTTGACCTTCGACATCATGCAGCGCTGCGCAGACTGATTgg encodes:
- the noc4l gene encoding nucleolar complex protein 4 homolog — protein: MAPSRDSNVKRGDTGENSQISYKKAINAKSERVLQNRKHANDIFDVIEYLQSDKEKEIIYATNACGKIFCELFERGELYVGQLPKEDEIVQGDRSAEEKYHIFMRHRYNNCVELLLENIAHNVFQVKESSLCAVMKFVSAEGKHPLQNLDWSEHYSFPRELILALVEHLVSDKEDMSLLISRFQEFLEMDDVRYYFMSSVRDNITRVMERNKGNVMSVYQNNVFTLLSSINIPSQASEMTNFLVKQESKHEDWKAARLKEHKRAYEQMWLVFLKYKLPGSLYKKILVILHESIMPQMSDPTLMIDFLSAAYDIGGAISLLALNGLFVLIHKHNLDYPDFYKKLYNLLEPTIFHAKYRARFFHLANIFLSSTHLPVYLVAAFVKRLARLALTAPPTALLIVLPFICNLIRRHPSCRVIIHRPSAAEEPCDDPYVMEEEDPAKCHALESSLWEIKTLQKHYHPDVAKAAKLINDPLSESENDISKQLDLSTFELMQRDMKAERKTIPLEFDTATELLKSSKEVLGAHFSLE